Within the Aeromicrobium sp. Root236 genome, the region ATCTCGTGATCTACGAGAAGCACTTCCAGGCCGCCGTCGACGACGCCGTCAAGCAGGCCGACCGGTCGACCAAGGACACCGTCGACGTCGCCACGGTCGTCAAGCTCAAGCGGCTCCAGCCCGGGGCTGCCGAGGAGGGGCACGACCACAGTGACGAGGATCCGCACACGTGGCTCGACCCCCAGAACATGATCGCGGTGACCAAGGCCGTGGAGGCCAAGCTCTCGGCCGTCGACCCCGACCACGCCTCCGACTACGCCGCGAACGCCTCGAAGCTGGAAGGTGAGCTGGAGACCCTCGGCACCGACTTCGCGACCGGTCTCAAGACGTGCAAGAACCGCACCATCGTCACGAGCCACGCCGCGTTCCAGTACCTCGCCGACCGCTACGACCTGATGCAGGTGCCGATCGCCGGCATCGACCCCGCCAACGAGCCGTCGCCGTCGCAGCTCGCCGACATCACCGACCTGGTCCGCAAGGAGAAGATCACCACGATCTTCACCGAGGAGCTCGTGAGCCCGGCCATCGCCGACACGATCGCCAAGGAAGCCGGAGTGAAGACCGCTACGCTCGATCCCATCGAGGGTCTGTCCGACGCGACCAAGGACCAGACGTACCTGACGCTCATGCGCAAGAACCTCGAGACCCTGAGGAAGGCCAACTCCTGCTCATGAGCACTGATCCCACGCAGCCGTTGAAGGCACGCGGCGTGAGCGTGGCACTCGATGGTCGGCCTGTCCTGCGACAGGTCGACCTCGACGTGTCCGCGGGCGAGTTCGTGGCGCTTCTGGGCGCCAACGGCTCCGGCAAGTCGACGTTCGTCCGCGCCGCCACCGGGCTCATCCCGATGAGCGGCGGCACGGTCGAGCTGTTCGGCACGCCGCTCGACCGGTTCCGCGACCGGCACCGGCTCGGGTACGTCCCGCAGCGCTCCCGCGCCGTCGCCGGCGTCCCCGCGACGGTGCACGAGGTCGTCATGAGCGGCCGCCTCGCCCACCGCCGGCTCTTCGGCTGGAGCACCAAGGCCGACGCAGCTGCCGTGACGGCTGCGATCTCGCGCGTCGGCCTGCCCGACCGTACGCGCTCGTCGCTCAGCGAGCTCTCCGGCGGCCAGCAGCAGCGCGTGCTCATCGCGCGGGCGCTCG harbors:
- a CDS encoding metal ABC transporter substrate-binding protein, which encodes MKKPLALLGALPLVLLLAACGSSAKGNDDTTDVVASFYPFAYVAEQVGGTHVNVSNLTAPGIEPHDLELKPKQVGDVQNADLVIYEKHFQAAVDDAVKQADRSTKDTVDVATVVKLKRLQPGAAEEGHDHSDEDPHTWLDPQNMIAVTKAVEAKLSAVDPDHASDYAANASKLEGELETLGTDFATGLKTCKNRTIVTSHAAFQYLADRYDLMQVPIAGIDPANEPSPSQLADITDLVRKEKITTIFTEELVSPAIADTIAKEAGVKTATLDPIEGLSDATKDQTYLTLMRKNLETLRKANSCS
- a CDS encoding metal ABC transporter ATP-binding protein, which produces MSTDPTQPLKARGVSVALDGRPVLRQVDLDVSAGEFVALLGANGSGKSTFVRAATGLIPMSGGTVELFGTPLDRFRDRHRLGYVPQRSRAVAGVPATVHEVVMSGRLAHRRLFGWSTKADAAAVTAAISRVGLPDRTRSSLSELSGGQQQRVLIARALASEAELLVMDEPTAGVDHDNQESLAELLGGLVHEGTSVLLVAHELGPLRPLIDRAIVLHAGEVAYEGPCEGLVGEDHAHVHMHTGQPPVPEGLTGEGVWR